The following DNA comes from Streptococcus pasteurianus.
CCAGCGTATATTAGAATTCATGATGCGATTAAGAAAGAGATTGATGAGGGCGTTTGGGAAATTGGTCAGCGTTTGCCGAGTGAGCGTGATTTGGCGGATGATTACGAGGTGAGTCGGATGACACTTCGTCAGGCGATTACGCTTTTGGTCGAAGAGGGCATTTTGGAGCGCCGTGTGGGTAGCGGGACTTATGTGGCTAGCCACCGTGTGCAAGAAAAAATGCGTGGGACAACCAGTTTCACCGAAATTGTGCGTTCGCAGGGTAAAACGCCGTCGTCACAATTGATTTCTTATCAGCGAAAAACTGCTAATGAAACGGAAATCCAGCAGTTACAACTAAAAGCGACAGATACCGTGGTGCGTATGGAGCGCGTGCGTTTTGCGGATAACATTCCTTTGGTTTTTGAAGTGGCATCAATTCCAGAAAAGCTCATTCAGTCTTTCAATCAAGAGGACATCACAGAGCATTTCTTCCAAACATTAACGGATAATGGTTATGAAATTGGCAAGAGTCAGCAAACGATTTATGCTAAAAATGCAAGTGAGCGCGTGGCGAATTATCTCAAAGTGCCTAAAAATCATGCGGTGCTGGCATTGACACAGGTATCCTATTTCACAGACGGACGACCATTTGAATACGTTCACAGCCAATACGTCGGCGACCGTTTTGAATTTTATTTGGAGAATAATTAAGGAACAAACCATTCTCCAAATGTATATCCTAGAGGAAGTCACGAAAGATTTGAAATAACAAGTCATAAAACAGAACCTTATTGGGTGTCTGTTTTATTTTTTCCAATATTTCTTATTAATCTAGGACAACTATTTTAAGATAAAAAGCAGATTATTTGAGAAAAGTAAAAAGGTAATATATACTTGTATCAGATACAAATACAAGAAAGAGGGCAGGAAATGGATACAAAATTTTCGGTTGCGCTTCATCTTTTAGTGATGATTAGTGAAAGTGGCAAAAATTTGACATCACAAGAGTTAGCTAAAAGTGTTGGAACTAACTCGAGTTATATCAGGAAAGTAATCGCTC
Coding sequences within:
- a CDS encoding GntR family transcriptional regulator, coding for MVPAYIRIHDAIKKEIDEGVWEIGQRLPSERDLADDYEVSRMTLRQAITLLVEEGILERRVGSGTYVASHRVQEKMRGTTSFTEIVRSQGKTPSSQLISYQRKTANETEIQQLQLKATDTVVRMERVRFADNIPLVFEVASIPEKLIQSFNQEDITEHFFQTLTDNGYEIGKSQQTIYAKNASERVANYLKVPKNHAVLALTQVSYFTDGRPFEYVHSQYVGDRFEFYLENN